A stretch of DNA from Synechococcus sp. PROS-9-1:
GAATTTGTGATTTATGCATTGAAGAACACTTTCCTGATGTTCTTGAAGTCTGGCAGTCAGAAGAAAAACTCAAGCTTGAATGCAAATCAACTAATCGAAAGATTGTGCTCTAGAAGCTGCCACTGAAGCAGCGAGTATCGCCTCCTTGCAGTTGGGCAAAGAACAAGAGCCCCTGCTTTTGAGATTGGCGCCCGTAGGCCCGGCATCCGCTGCAAAGCATTGCTACTCAGGGATCAGTCAAAGATTGCTGTGCCCATCGAGTAAGGGCGAGGCGATGCCCGCTCAATCTTCAGCAAGTGAGAGTTACCTGCAACTTGGGCTCCTTTCGGATTGGATTGCGAACGGTTTTCATTGAACTGCAATGATTCGCCTGCTCGAAGCCAGGGACGACCTGCTCGCAGTCCTGACAACGCACACCGCGCACACCGAGAAGCAGCAGAAAAAAGTAGAACGCTTGTACTATTAAGCGAGTGTGAACGTGCGCTTCCGTGAAAGTGGATCGGATCTCGCTTCAGCTACCCCAGCCTCTGCGACTCCAGCGTCAAGGGCTCAGCCTTCCTCTGGCGAGCGACCAGGTTGCAGCAGGGTTTCCCTCCCCTGCTGACGACTACATCGAGGTGGGGATCGACCTCAATGAACAACTGATTCGCCATCCAAGCAGCACCTTTTTTCTGCGGGTGAGCGGCGACTCCATGACTGGCGCGGGCATTCACCATGGCGATCTCTTGGTGGTTGATCGCAGCCTCGACCCTCGTCCTGGCCGAGTGGTGGTGGCCGTCCTGGATGGATCCTTCACTCTCAAACGCCTCGCTCGCTATCGCGGCCATCTACGCCTGGAAGCGGCCAACCCTGACTATCCCCATTTAGATCTCCATCGTTGCGGAGATGTGCAGATCTGGGGCGTCGCCATTCACGTCATCCATCCTCTCTAGCGCTCACATCATCGCGATGACCCAGGTCACGGCTCTCATTGATGCCAACAATTTTTATGCCTCATGCGAGCAGAGCCTGGATCCGGCCCTGATCGGCCGACCAGTGGTGGTGCTCTCCAATAATGATGGCTGCATCGTGGCCCGTAGCGCTGAAGCACGAGCTCTTGGCATCGCCATGGGCACCCCCTATTTCAAAGCGAAGCGGCATCTCGAACAGAACAATGTTGTGATTCGCAGCTCGAATTACGCCCTCTACGCCGACATGAGTCAACGGCTGATGAGTTTGTTGGAAGGCCAGGTTGAGGATCTGGAGATCTACTCCATTGATGAGGCTTTTGCCCGGCTCAGCCGCCCGTCGGACGGAAATCTGCGTCCATGGGCCCAGCAGTTGCGAACCTTGGCTCGACGCAACCTCGGTTTACCCATTGCCATTGGTCTTGGAGCCAGCAAAGGACAAGCCAAGCTCGCCAACCGCCTCGCGAAAGTGGTGCCGGCCCACGCTGGACTCTTTGATCTTGACTTGTGTCGTGATCCCGATCGCTGGCTGGAAACGATTTCGATTGAAGACGTCTGGGGCATCGGCCGCAAACTCGCTGTCTGGTGCCGAATGCGAGGAGTGGTGAACGCACGGGAGCTGCGTGATATGCCCAGCGGATGCCTGCGCGCTAAGGCCGGTGTGGTGGGAGTTCGACTCCAAAGAGAACTGCAAGGCCATGCCTGCCTACCGCTTGATCTCCAACCCTCTGCGAAGCAGGAGACCTGCGTAAGCCGCAGCTTCAGTCATCCAATTACCAGCCTGGAAGAGCTCCGCGAAGCAATCGCGACCTATGTGGTGCGAGCGGCTGAAAAGCTGCGAAAACAGCAGCAACGCACAGCGGCTCTCACGATTTATACGCGCACAAGCCCTTTCATTCCAGGCTTTTACAGCCGAGCTGCCAGCACCAGCCTTGATCTACCCAGCAACGACACGCGTGTGTTGTTAGAAGCTGCATTACCCCTAGTGGAACGAATTTTCCAACCGCACCGACCGCTGGCGAAGGCAGGTGTTCTGATGCAACACCTGCAGGGGATCGATCAACTTCAACAGCATCTATGGGTGCCCTGCACGGAGGAAGAGCAGCAGAAACGGGAGAGCTTGATGGCAACGGTCGATCGTCTCAATCACCGCTATGGGCGAGGCACCGTGCAATGGGCTGCCTGCGGTCTGGATCCGAGCTGGGCCATGCGACGCGAACGACTGGGTCGGGCCGCCACAACTCGCCTGAGCGACGTGCCGGTCGTGCGGGCCTAAACAAACACCGAGACTCATGCTTGCGCCAAATCATAAATATGAATTCACAACGAATCTTGCAATAACTGCACTTCTAATTCACGTCGACTGAGTAATAAAACCATGCGATATCCGTGGCTGTTAAGACCTGTCTGTTCTCGCACAAGATCTGTATGAGCGAGAGCCAATCCACAGGTTTCAACAAAAAGAACGGGAAGACTGCCGGCATTCCCACTCATACCTTGAAGATCAAGAGCCTGACGCACTGCTTGCTGTGCTTTCTCAGATCCCAATCGTTCCACAAAAGCGGGCCAGAGGTGATTCACTGGCGTGTAGGTCGAGAAGTCAAGCGTGGAGTCAGCCATCAAACGGGCAACTGCTCAATCGCAACGACAATCATCTGAGGAGTCACCGTAATCACTTCAAGAGCATCCTGATTATCAAGATAGGAATCGAAGGAGGCGAAACGCTCGACATGAGGATTAGCTCCCTCAACAGCACATGCCTCGATCCAATCGTTATTTTCAGGCTTCACAACCACGAAGGCCTGAAGGGCTTCATCGAGATCGCCACCATCGCCGATTCCTTCTCCATGCCAGATCGCTTCAAAAAATTCAGACATCGCTGAGAAGAGCTGTTCACTCATTATCAGTGATACAGATCTCCAGGAAGATTGCAAGCCCTTCTCGAAGGCGATTGAGCTGTGATGGCGTCGTTGACTGCTTGCCACACAAAACACTGTTGGCCCGTCTCAGTAATCGCTATCAAGGCTTGGTGCTTCGGGCTCAATCACCGCAGCCAAAGAATCTTGAGAGTGCTCCACACTTGAAGAACCCGAAAGGGTGTTCCATCACCATCGCAAACCATCCGTGCGGGGCAGTGCCGATGCTCACTGTTAGCCATCACGATGACCTTGCGGTGATCTTGGCAAATCCTCGAACCAACGAAGCATAAGATCAAACAATCATGCATCAATTGATTTACTTAAGAGACGAGTATACCCTTATGAAAAATTTAATCTGATCCCAAAAGCTGGCAGCATCGTTGGCTTTGCGTGGTAGACGGGCAGAAACAAAATGTCAAACAAAACCCTGCTAGAAGCAGGGCAAAAAAACTTCGATTCGATTTTGAACAGAGGAGAACATAGAGCTATACCCTGGGGAATGAAACAGCTTTCTCAGCCTCGTCCTATCGCTGAGTTTTCTGGTAAGCCTCCACAGCTCTAGCGATGCAGTTTTCATTGGGATTGAAGAACACCCTTAAGGGCTAGCTCCAAAAAAACACTGCGCCATCATCTAGCAAGGCAAACAAATACATTTTCGCAACAATTTGCTTCCGTTGATTCAAAGGTGAGGCCCACTGTTGTTGCAAAATCAAAAATCCAGGTTGTTGGCCAGTGCCAATCCATCAAGCCGCAGGAGGAATGGATTTAGGGGGAGTAGCAGCAGCAACCTCATAACCAGCACAGCGTTGTTGATCAAGATGCTGAATATGCTTCCTCTCGGAGTAATACAGCTCTTGCAATCGAAGCGCATCCGCATTCAACTTTTCAAACATGTCATGAATACGACCTTCCATATCCACTTCCACTGCCGTCGATGTCTGCTCTTGCTCATTGGCAATCAGCGAAGCAATGCACCGTTCCAGAGTCTCTAACCGTTGACCACCCCAAGCCTCCAGCAAGTGACGGCAACGTTTATGGCTCTTCTGTCGCTCCAACATGGCTGCAGTGCCTCGTAAAACATCCATGGGTCGCGCCAACGCCAAACGCTGCAGTTCTGCAGGCTCTAAAAGTGGCGTCAACCTGGCCACCAACGCGCTGTTTTCGAGCAGCAGCTGGTCGGTGAGCAAACGAGGAAGATCAAGGTCGGCCAACTCATGACCAGGATCTTTCCCCCGACTGATCGCCTCAAGCCGACCGGAGCCGATATTGCCTTCCTCAAGATCGGTGATCGCAGACCACAACAGACGGTGGTGCTGAAGAGCGAAGTCTTCCAACTCCCGTTGGCGTAATTCGCAACGCACCTGCGAGCGATGAATCGGACAGTGCAAGTAAATGCGCAGGATCTCGGCTTCGCAACGCTCTCGTTGGCTGACTTCACCAGCCTTTTCATGCCGGGCTGAACGTCCATGCCAGCGCTGACCTTGCACCTGTTGGCGCAAATCCTGCTCCAACTGCAAGGCCAAACGGCCTTGACCACCGCTTAACCGCTCCGCAACTTGCTGGAGGTAGTGCGTGCGAATCGCTGATTGAGGCAGCTTGCCTAACAGCTCCACCAAACCGCTAACAGCTTGTTGGAACTGATCAGCCTTGGTCAAATCACGGTCTTCAAGCACCTGTTCGATCTGCCAATCGAGCCAAAGCGGTGCCTGGTCGAGCAGGGCGCGATAGTCCCCAGCTCCATGGTCCTTTAAGTACTCATCTGGATCCTTCCCAGAAGGGGTGTGAAGCACGCGCAGCTCCAACTGTCCTTGAAGCGCAAGCTGCTCCACCTCACCGATCGCCCTGTTCGCAGCTCGGATCCCCGCACGATCGGCATCAAAATTAAGAACGATGCGCTTGCCATCACTGCAC
This window harbors:
- a CDS encoding LexA family transcriptional regulator — its product is MKVDRISLQLPQPLRLQRQGLSLPLASDQVAAGFPSPADDYIEVGIDLNEQLIRHPSSTFFLRVSGDSMTGAGIHHGDLLVVDRSLDPRPGRVVVAVLDGSFTLKRLARYRGHLRLEAANPDYPHLDLHRCGDVQIWGVAIHVIHPL
- a CDS encoding Y-family DNA polymerase; protein product: MTQVTALIDANNFYASCEQSLDPALIGRPVVVLSNNDGCIVARSAEARALGIAMGTPYFKAKRHLEQNNVVIRSSNYALYADMSQRLMSLLEGQVEDLEIYSIDEAFARLSRPSDGNLRPWAQQLRTLARRNLGLPIAIGLGASKGQAKLANRLAKVVPAHAGLFDLDLCRDPDRWLETISIEDVWGIGRKLAVWCRMRGVVNARELRDMPSGCLRAKAGVVGVRLQRELQGHACLPLDLQPSAKQETCVSRSFSHPITSLEELREAIATYVVRAAEKLRKQQQRTAALTIYTRTSPFIPGFYSRAASTSLDLPSNDTRVLLEAALPLVERIFQPHRPLAKAGVLMQHLQGIDQLQQHLWVPCTEEEQQKRESLMATVDRLNHRYGRGTVQWAACGLDPSWAMRRERLGRAATTRLSDVPVVRA
- the dnaG gene encoding DNA primase, which gives rise to MAMPRLHPRTIDAVKERADIVDVVGEHVVLKKKGREFVGVCPFHDDSKPSMTVSPQKQFYYCFSCGAGGNSIKFLMEFQRQSFSDVVLDLARRYQLPVETVDGPQQERLRQQLSRRDHLHRALALASGWFRSQLKSASGADALAYLRDQRGLSEATMETFELGYAPDQWDGLLKHLQHVEGLSPELLESAGLVVPRKGGNGFYDRFRGRVIVPIRDRQGRVIGFGGRSLDGSDPKYLNSPETEVFEKGKHLFGLDQAANAIRKDDRAVVVEGYFDVIALHAAGVTNAVASLGTALSSQQITQLCRCSDGKRIVLNFDADRAGIRAANRAIGEVEQLALQGQLELRVLHTPSGKDPDEYLKDHGAGDYRALLDQAPLWLDWQIEQVLEDRDLTKADQFQQAVSGLVELLGKLPQSAIRTHYLQQVAERLSGGQGRLALQLEQDLRQQVQGQRWHGRSARHEKAGEVSQRERCEAEILRIYLHCPIHRSQVRCELRQRELEDFALQHHRLLWSAITDLEEGNIGSGRLEAISRGKDPGHELADLDLPRLLTDQLLLENSALVARLTPLLEPAELQRLALARPMDVLRGTAAMLERQKSHKRCRHLLEAWGGQRLETLERCIASLIANEQEQTSTAVEVDMEGRIHDMFEKLNADALRLQELYYSERKHIQHLDQQRCAGYEVAAATPPKSIPPAA